Proteins encoded in a region of the Panthera uncia isolate 11264 chromosome B2 unlocalized genomic scaffold, Puncia_PCG_1.0 HiC_scaffold_24, whole genome shotgun sequence genome:
- the MTCH1 gene encoding mitochondrial carrier homolog 1 isoform X1, with protein sequence MGASDPEVAPWARGGAAGMAGAGAGAGARGGAAAGVEARARDPPPAHRAHPRHPRPAAQPSARRMDGASGGLGSGDNAPTTEALFVALGAGVTALSHPLLYVKLLIQVGHEPMPPTIGTNVLGRKVLYLPSFFTYAKYIVQVDGKIGLFRGLSPRLMSNALSTVTRGSMKKVFPPDEIEQVSNKDDMKTSLKKVVKETSYEMMMQCVSRMLAHPLHVISMRCMVQFVGREAKYSGVLSSIGKIFKEEGLLGFFVGLIPHLLGDVVFLWGCNLLAHFINAYLVDDSVSDTPGGLGNDQNPGSQFSQALAIRSYTKFVMGIAVSMLTYPFLLVGDLMAVNNCGLQAGLPPYSPVFKSWIHCWKYLSVQGQLFRGSSLLFRRVSSGSCFALE encoded by the exons ATGGGGGCTTCGGACCCGGAAGTGGCGCCCTGGGCTCGCGGCGGTGCCGCGGGGATGGCGGGAGCCGGAGCAGGAGCGGGAGCTCGCGGCGGAGCGGCGGCGGGGGTCGAGGCTCGGGCTCGCGATCCGCCGCCCGCGCACCGTGCACACCCGCGCCACCCTCGACCCGCGGCGCAGCCTTCCGCCCGCAGGATGGACGGCGCGTCCGGGGGCCTGGGCTCCGGGGACAACGCCCCGACCACCGAGGCTCTTTTCGTGGCGCTGGGCGCTGGTGTGACGGCGCTCAGCCACCCGCTACTCTATGTGAAGCTGCTCATCCAG GTGGGTCATGAGCCGATGCCCCCCACCATCGGGACCAATGTGCTGGGGAGGAAGGTCCTCTATCTGCCCAGCTTCTTCACCTATG CCAAGTACATCGTGCAGGTGGATGGGAAGATAGGGCTGTTCCGAGGCCTGAGCCCCCGACTGATGTCCAATGCCCTCTCCACTGTGACCCGGGGCAGTATGAAGAAG GTTTTCCCTCCGGATGAGATCGAGCAGGTCTCCAACAAGGACGACATGAAGACTTCCCTGAAGAAAGTGGTGAAGGAG ACCTCCTACGAGATGATGATGCAGTGCGTGTCCCGCATGCTGGCCCACCCCCTGCACG tcATCTCAATGCGCTGCATGGTCCAGTTTGTGGGACGGGAGGCCAAGTACAG CGGCGTGCTGAGCTCCATCGGGAAGATTTTCAAAGAGGAGGGGCTGCTGGGATTCTTTGT CGGCTTAATCCCTCACCTCCTTGGAGATGTGGTTTTCTTGTGGGGCTGTAACCTGCTGGCCCACTTCATCAATGCCTACCTGGTGGATGACAGCGTGAGTGACACCCCAGGGGGGCTGGGAAACGACCAGAATCCAGGTTCCCAG TTCAGCCAGGCCCTGGCCATCCGGAGCTATACCAAATTTGTGATGGGG ATTGCGGTGAGCATGCTGACCTACCCCTTCCTGCTGGTCGGTGACCTCATGGCTGTGAACAACTGCGG GCTGCAGGCCGGGCTCCCCCCGTATTCCCCCGTGTTCAAATCTTGGATCCACTGCTGGAAATACCTGAGTGTGCAG GGCCAGCTTTTCCGTGGCTCCAGCTTGCTTTTCCGCCGGGTGTCCTCAGGATCGTGCTTTGCCCTGGAGTAA
- the MTCH1 gene encoding mitochondrial carrier homolog 1 isoform X2: MGASDPEVAPWARGGAAGMAGAGAGAGARGGAAAGVEARARDPPPAHRAHPRHPRPAAQPSARRMDGASGGLGSGDNAPTTEALFVALGAGVTALSHPLLYVKLLIQVGHEPMPPTIGTNVLGRKVLYLPSFFTYAKYIVQVDGKIGLFRGLSPRLMSNALSTVTRGSMKKVFPPDEIEQVSNKDDMKTSLKKVVKETSYEMMMQCVSRMLAHPLHVISMRCMVQFVGREAKYSGVLSSIGKIFKEEGLLGFFVGLIPHLLGDVVFLWGCNLLAHFINAYLVDDSFSQALAIRSYTKFVMGIAVSMLTYPFLLVGDLMAVNNCGLQAGLPPYSPVFKSWIHCWKYLSVQGQLFRGSSLLFRRVSSGSCFALE, encoded by the exons ATGGGGGCTTCGGACCCGGAAGTGGCGCCCTGGGCTCGCGGCGGTGCCGCGGGGATGGCGGGAGCCGGAGCAGGAGCGGGAGCTCGCGGCGGAGCGGCGGCGGGGGTCGAGGCTCGGGCTCGCGATCCGCCGCCCGCGCACCGTGCACACCCGCGCCACCCTCGACCCGCGGCGCAGCCTTCCGCCCGCAGGATGGACGGCGCGTCCGGGGGCCTGGGCTCCGGGGACAACGCCCCGACCACCGAGGCTCTTTTCGTGGCGCTGGGCGCTGGTGTGACGGCGCTCAGCCACCCGCTACTCTATGTGAAGCTGCTCATCCAG GTGGGTCATGAGCCGATGCCCCCCACCATCGGGACCAATGTGCTGGGGAGGAAGGTCCTCTATCTGCCCAGCTTCTTCACCTATG CCAAGTACATCGTGCAGGTGGATGGGAAGATAGGGCTGTTCCGAGGCCTGAGCCCCCGACTGATGTCCAATGCCCTCTCCACTGTGACCCGGGGCAGTATGAAGAAG GTTTTCCCTCCGGATGAGATCGAGCAGGTCTCCAACAAGGACGACATGAAGACTTCCCTGAAGAAAGTGGTGAAGGAG ACCTCCTACGAGATGATGATGCAGTGCGTGTCCCGCATGCTGGCCCACCCCCTGCACG tcATCTCAATGCGCTGCATGGTCCAGTTTGTGGGACGGGAGGCCAAGTACAG CGGCGTGCTGAGCTCCATCGGGAAGATTTTCAAAGAGGAGGGGCTGCTGGGATTCTTTGT CGGCTTAATCCCTCACCTCCTTGGAGATGTGGTTTTCTTGTGGGGCTGTAACCTGCTGGCCCACTTCATCAATGCCTACCTGGTGGATGACAGC TTCAGCCAGGCCCTGGCCATCCGGAGCTATACCAAATTTGTGATGGGG ATTGCGGTGAGCATGCTGACCTACCCCTTCCTGCTGGTCGGTGACCTCATGGCTGTGAACAACTGCGG GCTGCAGGCCGGGCTCCCCCCGTATTCCCCCGTGTTCAAATCTTGGATCCACTGCTGGAAATACCTGAGTGTGCAG GGCCAGCTTTTCCGTGGCTCCAGCTTGCTTTTCCGCCGGGTGTCCTCAGGATCGTGCTTTGCCCTGGAGTAA